A portion of the Gossypium arboreum isolate Shixiya-1 chromosome 8, ASM2569848v2, whole genome shotgun sequence genome contains these proteins:
- the LOC108468691 gene encoding protein DETOXIFICATION 21-like translates to MGGDINQKLLIEAKKNEDGDLKFKEKLWTESKKLWIVAGPAIFTKFSTFGVTIISQAFVGHIGPTELAAFSLCCTVLFRFGNGVLIGMVSALETLCGQAFGAKRYHMLGIYLQRSWLLLFLTTSCLLPLFIFTTKILIALGQDEKIAIVAGYIGHWFIFIMFSMIISFTCQMFLQSQSKNMVIAYLAAFSIGTHICLSWLLTMKLKYGLIGALLSTILAYWIPNIGQLIFVTCGGCKDTWKGFSMLAFKDLWPVVKLSLSSGAMLCLELWYNTILVLLTGNLKNAEIAIDAFAICLNINAWQMMISLGFLAAASVRVSNELGRGSSKSVKFSIMIITLTSLCIGCVTFVLFLCLRGRLAYVFTESEEVGNAVVDLSPLLACSILLDSVQPVLSGIAIGAGWQSSVAWVNIASYYLIGIPIGVVLGYVFNMEVKGVWVGMLLGIFVQALVLIIIIWKTDWDKQVLLAQSRVNKWFVPNSRETNNHQENGV, encoded by the exons ATGGGCGGAGATATCAACCAGAAGCTGCTAATAGAAGCTAAGAAGAATGAAGATGGAGatttgaaatttaaagaaaagCTATGGACTGAGTCAAAGAAGTTGTGGATTGTCGCCGGCCCTGCAATTTTCACCAAGTTTTCAACCTTCGGTGTCACTATAATCAGTCAAGCTTTTGTTGGTCACATTGGACCTACTGAGCTTGCTGCCTTTTCCCTTTGTTGCACTGTCCTTTTTAGGTTTGGCAATGGTGTTCTG ATTGGTATGGTTAGTGCATTGGAAACATTGTGTGGACAAGCATTTGGAGCAAAACGATACCATATGCTTGGGATATACCTTCAAAGATCATGGCTACTTTTGTTTTTGACTACCAGTTGCCTTCTTCCTTTATTTATCTTCACAACCAAAATTCTTATAGCTTTAGGCCAAGATGAAAAGATAGCAATAGTGGCAGGTTATATAGGTCATTGGTTCATCTTCATCATGTTTTCAATGATCATATCATTTACTTGCCAAATGTTCCTACAATCACAGAGCAAGAATATGGTTATTGCATACTTAGCAGCATTCTCTATTGGAACCCACATCTGTCTTTCATGGCTCTTAACAATGAAACTCAAGTATGGGCTCATTGGAGCTTTGCTATCCACAATTTTGGCCTATTGGATACCGAATATAGGTCAGCTTATCTTTGTTACATGTGGAGGCTGTAAAGATACATGGAAGGGTTTCTCAATGTTAGCTTTCAAGGATCTATGGCCTGTTGTAAAGCTATCTTTGTCATCTGGTGCTATGCTTTG TCTTGAGCTTTGGTACAACACAATATTGGTTCTTCTAACTGGAAACTTGAAAAACGCTGAGATTGCaattgatgcttttgccatttg TCTAAACATTAATGCATGGCAAATGATGATATCACTTGGTTTCTTAGCTGCAGCAAG TGTTAGGGtgtcaaatgagcttggaagagGAAGCTCCAAAAGTGTGAAATTCTCAATTATGATCATAACACTTACATCGCTTTGCATTGGATGCGTGACATTTGTGTTGTTCTTATGCCTTAGAGGACGTTTAGCATATGTATTCACTGAAAGCGAAGAAGTGGGCAATGCAGTTGTGGATTTATCTCCATTGTTGGCTTGCTCCATACTTTTAGACAGTGTTCAACCTGTCCTCTCTG GAATTGCTATTGGTGCTGGATGGCAAAGCAGTGTGGCATGGGTTAACATAGCCTCCTACTATTTAATTGGCATTCCAATTGGTGTTGTGCTCGGATACGTCTTCAACATGGAAGTCAAG GGTGTTTGGGTTGGCATGTTGCTAGGAATATTTGTTCAAGCTCTTGTTCTTATTATTATCATCTGGAAAACTGACTGGGACAAGCAG GTTCTCTTGGCTCAATCGCGAGTTAACAAGTGGTTTGTACCAAATTCCAGGGAAACAAACAACCACCAAGAAAATGGTGTTTGA
- the LOC108468690 gene encoding uncharacterized protein LOC108468690 translates to MVRNPKDHNSGDALDPGRNLRGILNFPSLNFQSIAKESGHNLSFNEDVNLCNMSIMVQDDAFNSSGPMELTLAEENDPLTAMEGKKRQRLWGPRAKRPVAMKVLSWNVRGLGRPRTVSRLKNKIRAINPRILFLMETKLNSKRMEKVRLKCGFVNGIDIDVIGSKWGLSLGWKGNELVRLKSYSSFHIVVKVQDAECGEVWRFIRFYRNPEERNRGQSWELLRRLGNDYKLPWWFTWKRGRFLSTNIRESLDRGVASLEWMSLFPYYQLEHLSHSFSDYCPILLDTYGCDHEDKLQFVGQQLQHWSKLKNREQGCSLSDIEKCLQELYGMDPSDEVLKEIMEVQLDLNLEIDKEEIFWEQQAWANWLKHGDRNTSFFHKATVQRFYCNRILELESLSPGDDVRLLDLVDKRISSEMNEELLRPFTEDNIMYAIRSMPPLKAPGVDAFSSIFFQNYWHIVGPKVFRYCLSILKGEIGMEDINKSHIVLISKVEKPKNLAQFRPISLCNVIYKIIAKVLVDCMSPFLEVCVSESQGAFIQGRHISDNVLIAYEILHSLKMKKKGRKGNFTLKLDMSKAYDRVEWDFLAGMMSRLGFHPDWVVLIMRCVCSVSYSVGINGEHGKWFSLSRGLRQGDPLSPYLFLFCAEGFSILLQNAMQEKWLKGASIGRERLLINHLFFADDWTRELVTGILGVRVATNPENYLGLPMMIGRKKKWAFAHFVDRFRKRIKGWSLRYLSTGGKEVFRKSSICSAWDLIIDGLVWQIGNGNSVNIWNDPWLPGHENNRLSVQSINTSWTTVNQLIDFESSTWRKEVIRSLFDEDQARRILSILLGCQSSHDLLVWKFEGSGTYSVKSGRLSVDVACLLCKETPEDSDHLLWNQELQSNQTRLKSPSIPMRKQLWRPLDSGMLKLNFYASFIKESGFSFVAVLATNNEGQFMGACTYPYGDVLDAVVAEARVCERALLFAVELGWTRILLEGDSLTTIKKLNSKEEDRLILRPIINNIRVLRQQFVNVSYFFVLRMLNCVAYTLALEGRRRQIASCWFHEPPDSVRKVMEKDW, encoded by the exons ATGGTAAGAAATCCCAAAGATCATAATTCGGGAGATGCTCTTGATCCTGGGCGTAATTTAAGGGGAATTTTGAATTTTCCTTCGTTAAACTTCCAGTCAATTGCTAAGGAATCTGGTCATAATCTTTCCTTTAATGAGGATGTTAATCTCTGCAATATGAGTATCATGGTGCAAGATGATGCCTTTAATTCTAGTGGGCCCATGGAATTGACTTTAGCTGAGGAAAATGATCCTCTTACAGCTATGGAAGGAAAGAAAAGACAAAGGCTATGGGGGCCGCG GGCAAAGCGGCCGGTCGCAATGAAGGTCCTAAGTTGGAATGTTCGTGGTTTGGGGAGACCTCGAACGGTTAGTAGGCTCAAAAACAAAATTCGAGCCATTAATCCCCGAATTTTGTTTCTTATGGAGACAAAATTAAATTCAAAGCGAATGGAAAAAGTACGTTTGAAGTGTGGTTTTGTAAATGGCATTGATATTGATGTGATTGGTTCTAAATGGGGTTTATCTCTTGGTTGGAAAGGAAATGAGCTTGTTAGGCTTAAAAGTTATTCTTCTTTTCATATTGTTGTTAAGGTGCAGGATGCGGAGTGTGGAGAGGTTTGGCGTTTTATCAGGTTTTATAGAAATCCTGAGGAAAGGAACCGAGGTCAGTCTTGGGAATTACTCCGAAGGTTGGGCAATGACTATAAGCTTCCTTG GTGGTTCACGTGGAAGCGTGGGAGATTTTTATCGACGAACATTAGAGAAAGTCTTGACAGAGGAGTCGCATCACTTGAATGGATGTCTCTTTTTCCTTATTACCAGTTGGAGCATTTAAGTCATTCGTTCTCGGATTATTGTCCGATTCTATTGGATACTTATGGTTGTGATCATGAAG ATAAACTCCAGTTCGTGGGACAACAGTTACAACATTGGAGCAAGTTAAAAAATAGAGAGCAAGGTTGCTCGCTGTCGGATATAGAGAAATGTCTCCAAGAGCTTTATGGCATGGACCCTTCCGATgaagttttaaaagaaattatggaAGTTCAACTTGACCTTAATTTGGAGATTGACAAGGAAGAGATTTTTTGGGAACAACAAGCCTGGGCAAATTGGTTGAAACATGGTGATCGAAATACCAGTTTCTTTCACAAAGCCACTGTTCAGAGGTTTTATTGTAATCGAATTTTGGAGTTGGAAT CCTTAAGTCCTGGGGATGATGTTCGTTTGTTGGATTTGGTTGATAAGAGAATATCAAGTGAAATGAATGAAGAGTTACTAAGGCCGTTTACGGAGGATAATATCATGTATGCTATTAGGTCTATGCCGCCTTTAAAAGCGCCAGGTGTTGATGCGTTTTCATCAATCTTTTTCCAAAATTACTGGCACATTGTTGGTCCTAAAGTATTTCGGTACTGTTTATCAATCTTAAAAGGGGAGATAGGGATGGAGGATATTAATAAATCCCACATTGTGTTAATTTCAAAAGTGGAGAAACCAAAAAACCTTGCTCAATTTAGACCCATTAGTCTCTGTAACgtcatttataaaattattgcaaAAGTTCTAGTTGATTGTATGAGTCCTTTCTTAGAGGTGTGTGTTAGTGAATCCCAAGGGGCTTTTATTCAAGGGAGACATATTTCAGATAATGTGCTTATTGCATATGAGATTTTACATTCTCTCAAAATGAAGAAAAAAGGCCGAAAAGGAAATTTTACGCTTAAACTCGATATGAGTAAAGCATATGACCGAGTCGAGTGGGATTTTTTGGCAGGTATGATGAGCCGATTGGGTTTTCATCCTGACTGGGTTGTTCTCATTATGAGGTGTGTTTGCTCAGTTTCTTATTCGGTTGGGATAAATGGGGAACATGGCAAATGGTTTTCCCTTTCGAGAGGTTTGAGGCAAGGGGATCCTCTAAGTCcttatttgtttctattttgtgCAGAGGGGTTCTCTATACTTCTTCAAAATGCTATGCAGGAAAAATGGTTGAAGGGAGCTTCTATAGGAAGGGAAAGGTTGTTGATTAACCATCTGTTTTTTGCTGATGACT GGACTAGAGAGTTGGTGACTGGAATTTTGGGAGTCCGAGTGGCTACAAATCCAGAGAATTATCTTGGGTTGCCTATGATGATTGGTAGGAAGAAGAAGTGGGCTTTTGCTCATTTTGTGGACCGCTTCAGGAAAAGAATCAAGGGATGGAGTTTGCGCTATCTATCTACGGGAGGTAAGGAAGTTTTTAGAAAATCA AGCATCTGTAGTGCTTGGGATTTGATTATTGATGGACTGGTCTGGCAAATTGGTAATGGTAACAGTGTGAACATCTGGAATGACCCCTGGTTGCCTGGTCATGAAAATAATAGATTATCAGTACAATCTATTAATACCTCATGGACTACTGTGAACCAGTTGATCGATTTCGAGTCTAGTACCTGGAGAAAGGAGGTAATTCGAAGTCTGTTTGATGAAGACCAAGCAAGGCGAATTCTCTCAATCCTTCTTGGTTGTCAAAGCTCTCATGATTTATTGGTCTGGAAATTCGAGGGATCTGGGACTTACTCAGTGAAGAGCGG GCGCCTTTCAGTAGATGTGGCTTGCCTTCTTTGTAAGGAAACCCCGGAGGATTCTGATCATCTCCTTTGGAA CCAGGAATTACAATCTAACCAGACTAGACTGAAGTCTCCTTCTATTCCTATGAGGAAACAGCTTTGGCGTCCCCTTGACAGTGGGATGCTTAAATTAAACTTCTATGCGTCATTCATTAAAGAATCTGGATTTTCCTTTGTAGCAGTCCTTGCAACAAATAATGAAGGGCAATTTATGGGTGCGTGTACTTACCCTTATGGAGATGTGCTAGACGCGGTGGTAGCGGAAGCGAGAGTATGTGAGAGGGCTTTGCTTTTTGCGGTGGAGTTAGGTTGGACAAGGATTCTGTTGGAGGGTGACTCCCTGACTACTATTAAGAAATTGAACTCTAAGGAGGAGGATAGATTGATACTTAGACCTATTATCAACAATATCAGAGTTCTGAGGCAACAGTTTGTAAATGTTTCGTACTTTTTTGTGCTGAGGATGCTTAATTGTGTAGCGTATACCCTGGCTTTGGAAGGTCGTCGACGACAAATTGCAAGTTGCTGGTTTCATGAACCTCCTGATTCGGTTCGAAAAGTTATGGAGAAGGATTGGTAA